The proteins below come from a single Tigriopus californicus strain San Diego chromosome 3, Tcal_SD_v2.1, whole genome shotgun sequence genomic window:
- the LOC131877816 gene encoding uncharacterized protein LOC131877816 isoform X1, with protein sequence MLRMYGDCYPPVVTTRTFPNGTYWAGPGFDFMQGLTHWFPNVTVVSDYQPNYTTSLAGLACLKDDYADIIPEYYSMNWDRFQSVDFSHPFTFDSVHIITSKHLKISGDLLAHAFDRTSWALFGSTFVFLMFFLVLSQRRNTINRILQDVFEGLGNTLGQGITSAEQCPAQHATVCLLSIFILSNTIFGLMFSSVIMSQLSARLPGKRLDTWKDLQHSASQVLIRENSFVHENLFQEPYNLSPEQTLLFADTAIVEEGILDKVQTENNPLNVLVEGDMTFFSKYLPPSNYSREDFQFSIHPLFVSPKSLPIRKGFPQFKLVTRSIMLWDQFGLLGRESDSSKEGYFYPEPYLTSCDLPPEIPKRRHGQGPSSTAALSLEHFSGMFYLYFWGMLTAIGVFITELLGERYAVMASFPRL encoded by the exons ATGCTTCGAATGTATGGAGATTGCTATCCACCCGTGGTAACCACCCGAACCTTTCCCAATGGGACCTATTGGGCGGGCCCGGGATTTGATTTCATGCAAGGATTGACCCATTGGTTCCCAAATGTAACCGTGGTTTCGGATTACCAACCCAACTACACCACCAGTTTGGCCGGTTTGGCTTGTCTCAAGGATGATTACGCGGATATCATTCCGGAGTACTATAG CATGAACTGGGATCGCTTTCAAAGTGTGGATTTTTCTCATCCATTTACGTTTGACAGTGTGCACATAATCACCTCAAAACATCTGAAAATATCTGGAGACCTCCTGGCTCATGCATTTGATAGGACGTCGTGGGCGTTGTTCGGTTCCACCTTCGTTTTCCTCATGTTTTTCCTGGTTTTATCTCAACGTCGCAATACCATCAATCGGATCCTTCAAGACGTATTCGAAGGACTTGGGAACACTCTAGGCCAAGGAATAACTTCGGCTGAGCAATGTCCGGCCCAGCATGCCACCGTGTGTCTTCTGAGCATCTTCATATTGTCCAACACCATCTTTGGATTGATGTTCAGCTCGGTGATTATGAGCCAACTTTCGGCTCGCTTACCTGGAAAGCGTTTGGACACTTGGAAAGACCTTCAGCATTCCGCGTCCCAGGTTCTCATTCGAGAGAACTCGTTCGTGCATGAGAATCTTTTTCAAGAGCCCTACAACCTTTCTCCTGAGCAAACACTATTATTTGCCGATACGGCCATTGTCGAGGAAGGGATCCTGGATAAGGTACAAACGGAGAACAACCCTCTCAACGTGTTGGTCGAGGGCGATATGACGTTTTTCTCCAAGTACTTGCCTCCGTCCAATTATTCCCGAGAGGATTTCCAGTTCTCCATTCATCCACTCTTCGTGTCTCCTAAATCATTGCCGATTCGGAAAGGCTTTCCACAATTCAAACTCGTCACACGATCTATAATGTTGTGGGACCAATTTGGACTGCTCGGTCGAGAGTCAGATTCGAGTAAGGAGGGATATTTCTATCCCGAGCCTTATTTAACGAGCTGTGACTTGCCACCTGAAATACCAAAGCGTCGTCATGGCCAAGGCCCCTCCTCAACCGCGGCCTTGTCTTTGGAACACTTCTCTGGGATGTTCTATCTCTATTTCTGGGGGATGCTAACTGCCATTGGTGTATTTATAACTGAACTTCTAGGTGAGAGGTATGCCGTTATGGCATCATTTCCGAGGctatga
- the LOC131877816 gene encoding uncharacterized protein LOC131877816 isoform X2 — translation MSLSMCSINSYFYEQIDFRETYFELYSPTHLTLFSMNWDRFQSVDFSHPFTFDSVHIITSKHLKISGDLLAHAFDRTSWALFGSTFVFLMFFLVLSQRRNTINRILQDVFEGLGNTLGQGITSAEQCPAQHATVCLLSIFILSNTIFGLMFSSVIMSQLSARLPGKRLDTWKDLQHSASQVLIRENSFVHENLFQEPYNLSPEQTLLFADTAIVEEGILDKVQTENNPLNVLVEGDMTFFSKYLPPSNYSREDFQFSIHPLFVSPKSLPIRKGFPQFKLVTRSIMLWDQFGLLGRESDSSKEGYFYPEPYLTSCDLPPEIPKRRHGQGPSSTAALSLEHFSGMFYLYFWGMLTAIGVFITELLGERYAVMASFPRL, via the coding sequence ATGTCACTCTCTATGTGTTCCATCAATTCATACTTTTATGAACAGATTGACTTTCGAGAGACCTATTTCGAGCTTTATTCGCCAACTCATTTGACTCTTTTTAGCATGAACTGGGATCGCTTTCAAAGTGTGGATTTTTCTCATCCATTTACGTTTGACAGTGTGCACATAATCACCTCAAAACATCTGAAAATATCTGGAGACCTCCTGGCTCATGCATTTGATAGGACGTCGTGGGCGTTGTTCGGTTCCACCTTCGTTTTCCTCATGTTTTTCCTGGTTTTATCTCAACGTCGCAATACCATCAATCGGATCCTTCAAGACGTATTCGAAGGACTTGGGAACACTCTAGGCCAAGGAATAACTTCGGCTGAGCAATGTCCGGCCCAGCATGCCACCGTGTGTCTTCTGAGCATCTTCATATTGTCCAACACCATCTTTGGATTGATGTTCAGCTCGGTGATTATGAGCCAACTTTCGGCTCGCTTACCTGGAAAGCGTTTGGACACTTGGAAAGACCTTCAGCATTCCGCGTCCCAGGTTCTCATTCGAGAGAACTCGTTCGTGCATGAGAATCTTTTTCAAGAGCCCTACAACCTTTCTCCTGAGCAAACACTATTATTTGCCGATACGGCCATTGTCGAGGAAGGGATCCTGGATAAGGTACAAACGGAGAACAACCCTCTCAACGTGTTGGTCGAGGGCGATATGACGTTTTTCTCCAAGTACTTGCCTCCGTCCAATTATTCCCGAGAGGATTTCCAGTTCTCCATTCATCCACTCTTCGTGTCTCCTAAATCATTGCCGATTCGGAAAGGCTTTCCACAATTCAAACTCGTCACACGATCTATAATGTTGTGGGACCAATTTGGACTGCTCGGTCGAGAGTCAGATTCGAGTAAGGAGGGATATTTCTATCCCGAGCCTTATTTAACGAGCTGTGACTTGCCACCTGAAATACCAAAGCGTCGTCATGGCCAAGGCCCCTCCTCAACCGCGGCCTTGTCTTTGGAACACTTCTCTGGGATGTTCTATCTCTATTTCTGGGGGATGCTAACTGCCATTGGTGTATTTATAACTGAACTTCTAGGTGAGAGGTATGCCGTTATGGCATCATTTCCGAGGctatga